The DNA sequence aaaaatatatttaaaaaaattatatattttaatttaaaaatcgattcttttaaaatattaattttttaaatgaaattattaataaaatgtatttttatataatttattaattaaaatatataagaataaATAATTTCGAATTTTATTAGACAGTAATAATCAGATTTATAACATAATTGCAAATTTTGAAATTGATAATATAAATCTAAATTTGATcgagtaaattaattttttttgatattCTATCCgtttatatttatagttttttatCATGCTACCCGTTATTTACATTTCTGATCATGCTAGTTGCCGCCGTTTTGGGTGAAAAAATGTGAAGAGTTACATGACAAATTCCATTTTGGTCCTTACAATTTTGATGCATATTCAGTTTCTCCTTTAAAACactaaatcttttttttttttttaaatggaaaatacTAAATCTgtttaaaatcaataattttataataattcaattcaataaatttttattttctttcaaataaaTTCTTTTTAGGTATGTAGTTATATATCCTAatctattttactatttagagCAAGAACGGAAATCCTGACATTAACGTCATAATCACACAGCTGCTATTTAGCCATTAGCTCACTTTCACTTTATTCTGCCAATTAAGCAGTCAAATTCACAAATTTTAGCAAACTCCGTGGTGCAAATATGCAATTTTTCACTCAGTTTAGCATAAATTACAGATAAAACAACATCACAGAGACAAGGACTTTGATGTGTAAAATCATCAAAGCTCAAATTCTTGGTTGCTAAATTTCTCCATCTCTTTCTTGAAAGCAAGCACCGAAGTCTCTTGCAAGGTCACTAACACCTTGAACCCATCTTTCTTGCCTGCATTTGCTGATGAGCAAGGCAAGAAAAAGCAAGGCTCAACACTTCCTAGCAGTTTTGTTGAGAGCGGGAAGACAGTAACTGGACCTCCCCAACCGAAATCCACAGTGGAATGGCCTAAGTGTCTCCAATCTGTGAATCCACTCACTCTGTTGCCTGCTGTAATCCCATCTGCATAATGTACTTCTTGGAAGTCGATAAATGATCTCACATATTCATCAGTTGCATTAATTTTGCTCTTCTTTATCACCTCAGCTGTTTTCCAAATGGGTTGCTCTAATAGCTCTTTAGCAAGAAGCTGTGCATACATTGGAGCACAACCATTGCCCCAGTAGCCAGCAGGCAATGGTGGCTTTACCAGTCTTCGTATATTCATTGCGTATGTGAACTTCACAACCTCATCACTAGGAATTCCTGAGGCCTTGACCCTGTTATGCAAATGATTAAACAATAGTTGAAGAATGATACTTACAAGTAGTTTCATATAAAGAAATGTACTTGCTCCCAAAGCTTCCAAAGATAAGACTGATCTCTATAAGACATCTATAAACTGGAATTTCATCGTCAAATGATACGGAAATTTCTAAAATGgaaattcataaaaattgaGCAAAACTCTGGCTACCACTTCTCTGTGCGGAATAGAGCCCTAGTCTACTACTAGTGCTAGCCTAACAGTCACCAGCAAAGCATAGATTTTTACGCACAAAAAAACAAATTGACTTACTTGGCTCGCCACAAGAATGCACCCAAAGCCTCAAACGTGGTGAAATTTAAGCCACTCTTCTCAAGCAGCACACTCTTGAGCCGATCCAACCACTCCTCCTTCACTGTGAAACACACCCTCGCAACCTTGCCAATCGCCTGGCCGTATGGTTCAGACCCTTTCTCCAAACTCAGAAACTCCCTCACGGCTCCCTCGATCTGGGGCGGGTCTCTCGGACTCAACAAACTCGTCCTATCCCATACCGGTTGAACAGAAATCCGGTCCACCCCGCGCGCTACCTCCGCCgcaacattgaaaaattgggtGGCTCCAAGCCCATCACACAAGGCATGGTGTATTGCAGCTCCCAGAGTAAATCCACCGCACTCGAACGTCGTGACTTGGAGTATACACGGGTTGACCAGCCCTTCATCCGGACTCGGATCGGGCACTAGCCGCTCCACAAAATCAGATTCCGGGTCATCAAGGTAGTTAAGGGACTCTAGCGTGCAGTTCACCGTTGCATTGATAAGAGGCAGTCCTTGGTCACCAGAGCAGAATACTTCAAAGCGGTTGTCTACCTGTCGCCGGCGGATAGTACCAGTGAGAGGGTAGTAGTGGACTAGAGCGGAGGAAATGGCGGAGGCGATGACATTAAATGGGTGGTTACTGTTGGTGGCGGCGGCGTTGTTGAGATAGACACGAAGATATCGGAAGATAACGTTCATGTTGCGGTCAATATCGAGAGGGGAAAGAGGAAGAACATGGTTCTCCGAGAAGGGAGGAGTTGAAGGACGGATTGAAGCAGTTTCTTTGATATTAACTTGCATCTTCTTTGATGGATTTTCGTCTTGAATCTTGATGGGTGTTGGGTGATGGATCTGCAATCTGTT is a window from the Manihot esculenta cultivar AM560-2 chromosome 16, M.esculenta_v8, whole genome shotgun sequence genome containing:
- the LOC110604136 gene encoding spermidine sinapoyl-CoA acyltransferase, with translation MQVNIKETASIRPSTPPFSENHVLPLSPLDIDRNMNVIFRYLRVYLNNAAATNSNHPFNVIASAISSALVHYYPLTGTIRRRQVDNRFEVFCSGDQGLPLINATVNCTLESLNYLDDPESDFVERLVPDPSPDEGLVNPCILQVTTFECGGFTLGAAIHHALCDGLGATQFFNVAAEVARGVDRISVQPVWDRTSLLSPRDPPQIEGAVREFLSLEKGSEPYGQAIGKVARVCFTVKEEWLDRLKSVLLEKSGLNFTTFEALGAFLWRAKVKASGIPSDEVVKFTYAMNIRRLVKPPLPAGYWGNGCAPMYAQLLAKELLEQPIWKTAEVIKKSKINATDEYVRSFIDFQEVHYADGITAGNRVSGFTDWRHLGHSTVDFGWGGPVTVFPLSTKLLGSVEPCFFLPCSSANAGKKDGFKVLVTLQETSVLAFKKEMEKFSNQEFEL